One Bacillota bacterium DNA segment encodes these proteins:
- the mfd gene encoding transcription-repair coupling factor, which translates to MSDSLEQDNLKLLCRNIAQGMDEQLIHGISGAQKSYIAAQVLQQTLRPALYLTDHLQQAETVAEDLAAFLPSVSVEVYPPAEVLPYEYYAESPELTAQRLKVLTALVRGERTVVVAPLAALTRRLPPPAVFSRSGLEVAPGMILDREELLARLVELGYRRVERVEARAEFAARGDIVDIFPLPAAYPYRLELFDNEVDSIREFDPESQRSRASVGEVWLGPAAEACLSPALRERALAHLRAAADRYRQTLMDRGLSAQAEKVRLRVEALLERTAQGLAEPQERLIPFAYDKTAVLSDYLPAPALVFIDEPVHLIEEGRNFSRELAEMQSRLLEEGSLLPEEASLYLDPEELLARLQRLQRVNLSLFLRRAPQSHPQVALSLTARQLTPYNKDENRLAEDLLRWYRDGYTITLRASTERRASRLRDWLRERLPSAEAKVVVGAISQGFEFPTLKAVEITDSEIFGQVRRRERRVHMDDAVPSFTDLKVGDLVVHLSHGIGRYLGVETLDSAGVTRDYMVIEYAGHDKLYVPTDQVHSLQKYIGPEGERPRLSKLGGSEWQRAKKKVRSSVAEMAKELLTLYARRKALPGYGFSADTVWQREFEDAFPYEETPDQLKAIQEIKNDMELPHPMDRLLCGDVGYGKTEVAIRAAFKAVMDSKQVAVLVPTTILAEQHYNTFVQRLAGFPVEAEVLSRFRSAKEQRKIIKELRRGEVDIIIGTHRLLSKDIKFSDLGLVIVDEEQRFGVKQKERLKELQTAVDVLTLTATPIPRTLHMSMVGLRDMSVIRTPPEDRYPVQTYVVEYSDSLVRDAIARELARGGQVFYLFNWVEGIEAEARRLQQLLPQAKVGVAHGQMPETRLERVVLSFLRGEHNVLVCTSIIENGLDMPNVNTLIVRQAEKLGLAQLYQLRGRVGRSNRVAYAYFTYEPEKVLSTVAQKRLLALREFTELGSGFKLALRDLEIRGAGNILGAEQHGHIAAVGFEMYWRLLEEAVYELQGKAVSPPLEPQVDLALNAYLPASYVPSARDKMQLYKAIAACRKEEEVTEVADDIIDRYGEPPQEVVSLLEVARLKALAREVGIAGLTQKGQQVILTLVPDMYLTPEEVIALIRSSQRRLAPLPGKERELLFRTEGLLPEQVSTAVRHMLQQIKELVAARTLVSLDSKEYNVTNE; encoded by the coding sequence GTGTCCGATAGCCTGGAACAGGACAATCTCAAACTACTTTGCAGAAATATCGCCCAAGGTATGGACGAACAATTAATTCATGGTATCAGTGGGGCTCAAAAAAGCTATATTGCGGCCCAGGTGTTGCAACAAACCCTGCGGCCGGCGCTTTATCTTACCGACCACCTCCAGCAGGCCGAGACAGTAGCCGAGGATTTGGCTGCTTTTTTGCCTTCGGTCTCGGTAGAAGTCTATCCGCCGGCGGAAGTGCTACCCTATGAATATTATGCCGAAAGCCCTGAGCTTACGGCTCAACGACTCAAGGTCTTGACTGCTTTGGTCAGGGGAGAAAGAACTGTGGTGGTGGCTCCCCTGGCTGCTTTGACGCGGCGGCTACCGCCCCCGGCTGTTTTTTCGCGCAGCGGCTTAGAAGTAGCACCGGGAATGATTCTGGATCGAGAAGAACTATTGGCCCGGTTGGTGGAGCTGGGCTACCGTCGGGTGGAACGGGTGGAGGCGCGGGCTGAATTTGCAGCCCGGGGCGATATTGTGGATATCTTCCCGTTGCCGGCTGCCTATCCGTATCGGCTGGAACTGTTTGATAACGAAGTGGATTCCATCCGTGAGTTTGACCCGGAAAGTCAGCGTTCCCGGGCCAGTGTTGGGGAGGTGTGGCTGGGGCCGGCTGCTGAAGCCTGCTTGTCTCCTGCCTTACGTGAACGGGCGCTGGCTCATTTGCGGGCCGCAGCTGACCGGTACCGGCAGACCCTCATGGACAGGGGGCTCAGCGCTCAGGCGGAGAAGGTCCGACTGCGGGTGGAGGCGTTGTTGGAGCGGACAGCCCAAGGCCTAGCGGAACCCCAAGAAAGACTAATACCGTTTGCCTATGACAAAACAGCAGTGCTCAGTGATTATTTGCCGGCGCCGGCGCTGGTATTTATCGACGAACCGGTACACTTGATAGAGGAAGGGCGCAATTTTTCCCGTGAGCTGGCTGAAATGCAAAGCCGTCTACTGGAAGAAGGAAGCCTACTGCCGGAAGAAGCCAGTCTGTATCTTGATCCGGAAGAACTATTGGCCCGGCTTCAGCGACTACAGCGGGTTAACCTGAGTCTGTTCTTACGTCGGGCACCGCAAAGCCATCCCCAAGTGGCGCTGTCTCTCACGGCTCGGCAGCTAACGCCGTATAACAAAGATGAAAACCGTCTGGCCGAGGACTTACTCCGCTGGTATCGCGATGGCTATACCATTACTTTGCGTGCCAGTACCGAAAGACGGGCTTCGCGCCTGCGAGACTGGCTGCGGGAGCGGTTGCCGAGCGCCGAGGCCAAGGTAGTGGTGGGAGCCATATCCCAAGGGTTTGAGTTTCCGACCCTGAAAGCAGTGGAAATTACCGACAGCGAGATCTTCGGCCAGGTGCGGCGGCGCGAACGACGGGTTCATATGGACGACGCCGTACCCAGTTTCACCGACCTAAAAGTGGGGGATCTGGTGGTTCATCTGTCGCATGGCATCGGGCGCTATCTGGGAGTGGAGACCTTGGACAGTGCCGGGGTGACCCGCGACTACATGGTGATAGAGTATGCCGGCCATGACAAATTATATGTGCCCACCGATCAGGTACACTCGCTGCAGAAATATATCGGCCCCGAGGGCGAGCGGCCGCGGCTCAGCAAACTGGGTGGTAGCGAATGGCAGCGAGCCAAGAAAAAAGTCCGGAGTTCAGTAGCCGAGATGGCCAAAGAACTGCTCACTCTTTATGCCCGGCGCAAGGCTTTGCCAGGGTATGGTTTTTCTGCTGACACAGTCTGGCAGCGCGAGTTTGAGGATGCATTTCCATACGAAGAAACACCGGATCAGCTCAAGGCGATCCAGGAAATAAAAAACGACATGGAACTGCCCCATCCCATGGATCGTCTCCTGTGCGGTGATGTGGGCTATGGCAAGACAGAAGTAGCTATCCGGGCGGCCTTCAAAGCAGTGATGGATAGCAAGCAAGTGGCCGTCTTAGTTCCCACCACAATCTTAGCCGAGCAGCATTACAATACTTTTGTCCAGCGCTTGGCTGGATTTCCAGTGGAAGCAGAAGTGTTGTCCCGCTTTCGTTCTGCTAAGGAGCAGAGGAAGATAATCAAAGAGTTGCGCCGGGGAGAAGTCGATATTATCATCGGTACCCACCGCTTACTATCTAAGGATATCAAATTTTCTGACCTCGGATTAGTCATTGTAGACGAGGAGCAGCGTTTTGGCGTGAAACAAAAAGAGCGCCTAAAAGAGCTGCAAACAGCCGTGGACGTTCTTACGCTCACCGCGACGCCGATTCCCCGCACCTTGCATATGTCCATGGTGGGGCTGCGTGATATGAGCGTTATTCGTACCCCGCCCGAGGATCGGTATCCGGTGCAGACCTACGTGGTGGAGTATAGCGATTCCCTGGTGCGCGATGCTATTGCTCGGGAGTTGGCCCGGGGCGGCCAGGTATTTTATCTGTTCAACTGGGTGGAAGGGATCGAAGCTGAGGCCCGCCGCCTGCAGCAACTGTTGCCCCAGGCCAAGGTGGGTGTAGCTCACGGGCAAATGCCGGAGACCAGGCTGGAGCGGGTGGTGCTGTCTTTTCTCCGGGGCGAGCATAATGTCTTGGTTTGTACCAGCATCATCGAAAACGGCTTGGATATGCCTAATGTAAATACCTTAATTGTGCGCCAGGCAGAGAAGCTGGGGCTGGCCCAGTTGTACCAGCTACGCGGTCGGGTGGGTCGTTCTAACCGGGTAGCCTACGCCTATTTTACCTATGAACCGGAGAAAGTGCTATCAACTGTGGCTCAAAAGCGCCTGCTGGCCTTGCGCGAGTTTACCGAACTGGGGTCGGGGTTTAAGCTGGCCTTGCGCGATCTGGAGATCAGGGGGGCCGGCAACATCCTGGGGGCCGAACAGCACGGTCATATTGCCGCGGTAGGGTTTGAGATGTATTGGCGGCTGCTGGAAGAGGCGGTGTATGAGCTTCAGGGGAAGGCGGTATCACCGCCGCTAGAGCCGCAGGTGGATCTGGCTCTCAATGCCTATTTACCCGCCAGCTACGTTCCTTCGGCCCGGGACAAAATGCAATTATATAAAGCTATTGCGGCCTGCCGGAAAGAGGAAGAAGTGACTGAAGTGGCTGACGACATCATCGACCGTTACGGCGAGCCGCCTCAGGAAGTGGTTTCTTTGCTGGAAGTGGCTCGGCTCAAAGCCCTGGCCCGAGAGG
- a CDS encoding aspartyl-phosphate phosphatase Spo0E family protein: MSVEHGSSHIWQLDQEIETLRETLHRLVSANPSQLRSTEVYRLSKKLDRLIHKLHKIKTLHL; the protein is encoded by the coding sequence TTGTCGGTGGAACATGGTTCTAGCCATATTTGGCAACTGGATCAAGAAATAGAGACATTGCGGGAAACACTCCATCGCCTGGTGAGCGCCAACCCGTCTCAGTTAAGGTCCACGGAAGTGTACCGGCTCAGCAAGAAGCTGGACCGGCTAATCCACAAGCTACACAAGATCAAAACGTTACATCTTTGA